One part of the Anaerotruncus rubiinfantis genome encodes these proteins:
- a CDS encoding helix-turn-helix domain-containing protein, giving the protein MYGRIRDLREDHDLTQKYMGELLGCSQRIYSNYERGEVDIPTRFLIRLADFYDVSVDYLLGRTNNPKMNH; this is encoded by the coding sequence ATGTATGGGCGTATTAGAGATTTACGGGAAGATCATGATTTAACACAGAAATATATGGGGGAGCTTCTTGGATGCAGTCAGAGAATTTACAGTAACTATGAGCGTGGAGAGGTCGATATTCCGACAAGATTTTTAATTAGACTTGCAGATTTCTATGATGTAAGTGTAGATTATCTTTTGGGCCGCACGAACAATCCGAAAATGAACCATTAA
- a CDS encoding TVP38/TMEM64 family protein — protein MKKRKPLLILGAAAAVLLLGVCGWLIWKYYPVIQNLTQPENMAAFREKLSSFGVFGILALFCIQVLQVISGIIPALPIQIAAGLTYGALGGLAICLFGIFCGSTLVFAAVKKYGQPLVDKVFPPQKQQKLSFLYDADRLGMIVFILYLIPAMPKDVFTYIAALTPLTLRRYLSLTLAARVPTILCLTFASDALMDGNYLRAVVVFCISAALGLCGMLFSKRIMECLRRLRKSR, from the coding sequence ATGAAAAAGCGCAAACCACTTCTGATCCTCGGCGCAGCTGCCGCCGTCCTGCTGCTCGGCGTGTGCGGCTGGCTCATCTGGAAATACTATCCGGTGATCCAGAACCTCACACAGCCGGAAAATATGGCGGCGTTCCGTGAAAAGCTCTCCTCTTTCGGCGTTTTCGGAATCCTTGCGCTTTTCTGCATCCAGGTGCTGCAGGTCATTTCCGGCATCATCCCCGCCCTGCCCATCCAGATTGCCGCCGGCCTCACCTACGGCGCGCTCGGCGGGCTGGCCATCTGTCTTTTTGGCATCTTCTGCGGCAGTACGCTCGTCTTTGCGGCGGTCAAAAAATATGGCCAGCCGCTGGTTGACAAGGTCTTTCCACCTCAAAAACAGCAGAAGCTCTCCTTCCTCTATGACGCCGACCGGCTGGGCATGATCGTATTCATCCTCTACCTCATCCCCGCGATGCCAAAGGACGTCTTTACCTACATCGCGGCGCTCACCCCGCTCACCCTGCGCCGCTACCTTTCGCTCACGCTCGCCGCGCGGGTGCCGACCATCCTCTGTCTGACCTTTGCGTCCGACGCGCTGATGGACGGCAATTATCTGCGCGCGGTGGTCGTTTTTTGCATCTCCGCGGCGCTGGGGCTTTGCGGGATGCTCTTCAGCAAACGGATTATGGAATGCCTCCGGCGTTTGCGCAAAAGCAGGTAA
- a CDS encoding metallophosphoesterase: MIYVTGDMHADATRLKSRAAKQLKKQDTLIVCGDFGFVWDGSKKEQKMLKWLGKRPYSVLFVEGTHDNLDLLAQYPEVDYSGGKARQISGNCYQLLRGEIYTIESDAIFAFGGGESMDMDTRVQGETWWPGELPTQEELGHARENLEKHGNVVDYIVTHTASSIVNSFLDMDSAHVNQLAAFFDEVSQQVRYKHWFFGSYHLDKVIPPKYHAMYQEILPLKAL; this comes from the coding sequence ATGATCTATGTAACCGGAGACATGCATGCCGATGCGACCCGGCTGAAAAGCAGGGCGGCCAAACAGCTAAAAAAGCAGGACACCCTGATCGTCTGCGGCGATTTCGGGTTTGTGTGGGACGGCTCCAAAAAGGAGCAGAAGATGCTCAAGTGGCTTGGCAAACGGCCGTACAGCGTCCTGTTTGTCGAGGGAACCCATGACAATCTCGACCTGCTCGCGCAGTATCCCGAAGTGGACTACTCCGGCGGGAAGGCGCGCCAGATCAGCGGGAACTGTTATCAGCTGCTGCGCGGGGAAATCTATACGATTGAAAGCGACGCGATTTTCGCCTTTGGCGGCGGAGAGAGCATGGATATGGATACCCGCGTGCAGGGGGAAACCTGGTGGCCGGGGGAACTGCCCACCCAGGAGGAGCTCGGCCATGCCCGGGAGAATCTGGAGAAGCACGGAAACGTGGTGGACTACATCGTCACCCACACGGCCTCGTCGATTGTGAACAGCTTTCTGGATATGGACAGCGCCCATGTCAACCAGCTGGCGGCCTTTTTTGATGAGGTTTCCCAGCAGGTCCGCTATAAGCACTGGTTCTTCGGCAGCTATCATCTTGACAAGGTGATCCCGCCGAAATACCATGCGATGTATCAGGAGATTTTGCCGCTCAAGGCGCTGTGA
- a CDS encoding serine hydrolase has protein sequence MRKKIASFLTVIILCTALLTPASASSAAANYPPPFADELYCQAVYMLNLDSNSEVFAKNEQAQMNPSSLNKIMTCILALEEVADPDTETTELKAYIQNELYNLGVTQLGGIYMGEPMTIRDLMYAMMLQSANEAAMMIADYIGDGDIPYFCELMNKKAKEIGAKNTNFANPTGLYAEENKSTAYDLALIVQYAMQNQDFVDIVTTRTYTSQPTPNYPNGISWVSNNQMQNPSDTDYYYEGLKGVIPGALTELNMRNFASVATRDGYSYLLVVLGAPITNEDGERYKTNLAWFDTNRLYNWAFETFRVKTLMDIGEEVAEVGVRLSWDKDHIKLLAADKFASLVPNETTEDSLETFVEIDKKYTEVPVKGKKGENSPDTEKFIDAPVKKGEEIGHVKLMLAGEEVGRVRLVAAESVEQSKWLYYVDKVKSFTSNFLFKFVLTFLIVLVVLYIVLMIIRNRNRRRYQMRRRKPPAR, from the coding sequence ATGAGGAAAAAAATCGCGTCCTTTCTGACCGTTATTATACTTTGCACGGCCCTGCTCACTCCGGCGTCCGCTTCTTCCGCAGCGGCCAACTACCCGCCGCCTTTCGCCGATGAGCTCTACTGCCAGGCGGTCTATATGCTGAACCTCGATTCGAATTCCGAGGTTTTTGCCAAAAACGAACAGGCGCAGATGAATCCCTCTTCGCTCAATAAAATCATGACCTGTATCCTTGCGCTCGAAGAGGTCGCCGACCCGGACACCGAAACCACCGAACTAAAAGCCTACATCCAAAACGAGCTTTATAACCTGGGCGTCACCCAATTGGGCGGCATCTACATGGGTGAGCCGATGACCATCCGGGATCTGATGTACGCCATGATGCTCCAGTCGGCCAACGAGGCCGCGATGATGATTGCCGACTATATCGGCGACGGGGACATTCCATATTTCTGCGAGCTGATGAACAAAAAAGCCAAGGAGATCGGCGCAAAGAACACCAACTTTGCCAATCCCACCGGGCTTTACGCGGAGGAGAATAAATCCACCGCCTATGACCTGGCGCTGATCGTCCAGTACGCGATGCAGAACCAGGATTTTGTGGATATCGTCACCACCCGCACCTACACTTCACAGCCAACCCCCAATTACCCCAACGGCATCTCCTGGGTTTCCAACAACCAGATGCAGAACCCCAGCGACACCGATTATTACTACGAGGGACTCAAAGGAGTCATCCCCGGCGCGCTCACCGAGCTCAATATGCGCAACTTCGCATCGGTCGCCACCCGCGACGGCTACAGCTACCTGCTGGTCGTACTCGGCGCCCCGATCACCAATGAGGACGGCGAGCGCTATAAGACCAACCTCGCCTGGTTTGATACCAACCGGCTCTACAACTGGGCGTTCGAAACCTTCCGGGTCAAGACGCTGATGGACATCGGCGAGGAGGTCGCGGAGGTCGGTGTGCGGCTCTCATGGGACAAAGACCACATCAAGCTGCTGGCCGCGGATAAATTCGCCTCGTTGGTGCCCAACGAAACCACTGAGGACAGTCTCGAGACTTTCGTCGAGATTGACAAAAAGTACACCGAGGTCCCGGTGAAAGGGAAAAAAGGCGAAAACAGCCCCGACACCGAGAAGTTCATCGACGCGCCGGTGAAGAAGGGCGAGGAGATCGGCCATGTCAAACTGATGCTCGCCGGCGAGGAAGTCGGACGGGTGCGTCTGGTGGCTGCTGAAAGCGTTGAGCAAAGCAAATGGCTCTATTATGTGGATAAGGTCAAATCTTTCACCAGCAATTTCCTGTTCAAGTTTGTGCTGACCTTCCTCATTGTGCTGGTCGTTTTGTATATCGTCCTGATGATCATCCGCAACCGCAACCGGCGCCGTTACCAGATGCGCCGCCGCAAGCCTCCCGCAAGGTGA
- a CDS encoding phosphoribosylformylglycinamidine synthase — protein sequence MSVYRIYVEKKPEYAVEAAGVLSDLRTALMLDCVTGVRVINRYDVEGIDKADFDAARDTIFSEPQVDVTYDGLPDFGPDAQVFAVEYLPGQFDQRADSCAQCISLSTAREQPLVRTARVYVLSGKISPETLASIKHYLVNPVESRLASLDKPETLDVKYEIPTTVETLSGFTVLDEKGLADFVKRYGLAMDEADIAFLQAYFRDEEKRDPTITEIRMIDTYWSDHCRHTTFLTNIQNVRIDSPYIQESFNKYLALREKLYAGKEKPMTLMDLAVIGAKALKAEGKLADLDESDEINACTVKIKVDVDGEDQDWLLLFKNETHNHPTEIEPFGGAATCLGGAIRDPLSGRSYVYQAMRVTGAADPTVPLSETMKGKLPQRKITTTAAAGYSSYGNQIGLATGHVAEVYHPGYAAKRMEIGAVVGAAPAKNIIRECPDPGDIVILLGGRTGRDGCGGATGSSKSHTLQSLESCGAEVQKGNPPIERKLQRLFRDGEVTRLIRRCNDFGAGGVSVAIGELADGLEINLDAVPKKYDGLDGTELAISESQERMAVVVAPQNVEKFIAAAHRENLEATVVAKVTAAPRLVMRWNGNTIVNLSRAFLNSNGAAKYTDIEITSPREFERFRSERPIKEKWAKAMQNLNVCSQKGLVERFDSTIGAGSVLMPFGGETQLSPAQAMAAKIPVLGGETTTASVMGWGFNPDLSAASPYHGAACAVVESVAKVVAAGGSYKHCWLTFQEYFERTKNDPKRWGKPMAALLGALEAQLGLGIGSIGGKDSMSGSFEQLDVPPTLVSFAVSTAYTGNIVSTEFKQIGHNVYIITPCYDENRMPNFDSVKQVFDTVESLIAGGKVAAAWTLGYGGVCEGVTKMCFGNRLGFDFSATFDDAALFEPLYGGFILEANEPLEGLPCIGTVSGAYAIRYGFDLIQLDDIQEIWEEKLQKVFPYLLPAEQQEVPAYRCEAKERITAKTSIAKPRVLIPVFPGTNCEYDTARAFEHAGAEAEIFIVRNLSAADIAQSVQAFAESIAKSQIIALPGGFSGGDEPDGSAKFITAFLRNPMIRDAVMELLQKRDGLMCGICNGFQALIKLGLVPYGEIRDMDENCATLTFNTIGRHQSGLVRTRVASNKSPWLSGMQVGDIHTIPISHGEGRFVAPRDLIAKLAENGQIATQYVDLDGKPSLDIRFNPNNSFDAIEGITSPDGRVFGKMGHSERTAPDLYQNVSGNKFQNMFGGAVAYYK from the coding sequence ATGAGCGTTTATCGAATCTATGTGGAAAAAAAGCCGGAATACGCCGTCGAAGCGGCCGGGGTCCTCAGTGACCTGCGCACCGCCCTGATGCTCGACTGTGTGACCGGCGTGCGGGTCATCAACCGCTACGATGTCGAGGGGATTGACAAGGCGGACTTCGACGCCGCGCGCGACACCATCTTCTCCGAGCCGCAGGTCGATGTGACCTATGACGGACTGCCCGATTTCGGGCCGGATGCGCAGGTCTTTGCCGTCGAGTACCTGCCCGGCCAGTTCGATCAGCGCGCCGACAGCTGCGCGCAGTGCATCTCCCTTTCCACCGCCAGGGAACAGCCGCTCGTGCGCACCGCGCGGGTCTATGTTCTGAGCGGCAAAATCTCCCCCGAAACGCTCGCCTCCATCAAGCACTATCTCGTCAATCCGGTCGAGAGCCGGCTCGCTTCCTTGGACAAGCCCGAAACGCTCGATGTGAAATATGAGATCCCCACCACCGTCGAGACGCTCTCTGGCTTCACCGTGCTCGACGAAAAAGGGCTCGCGGACTTTGTGAAGCGATACGGTCTTGCCATGGACGAGGCGGACATCGCCTTTTTGCAGGCGTATTTCCGTGACGAGGAAAAACGTGACCCGACCATCACCGAGATCCGTATGATCGACACCTACTGGTCGGATCACTGCCGCCACACCACCTTCCTCACCAACATCCAAAACGTCCGGATCGATTCCCCCTATATTCAGGAAAGCTTCAACAAATACCTTGCGCTGCGTGAAAAACTTTACGCGGGCAAAGAGAAACCGATGACCCTGATGGATCTCGCCGTCATCGGCGCGAAGGCGCTGAAGGCCGAGGGAAAGCTCGCCGACCTCGATGAGAGCGACGAGATCAACGCCTGTACGGTAAAAATCAAGGTCGATGTGGACGGCGAGGACCAGGACTGGCTGTTGCTCTTTAAAAACGAAACGCACAACCACCCGACCGAGATCGAGCCGTTCGGCGGCGCCGCGACCTGTCTGGGCGGCGCGATCCGCGACCCGCTCTCCGGGCGCAGCTACGTCTACCAGGCGATGCGGGTGACCGGCGCGGCCGACCCGACCGTCCCGCTCTCCGAAACGATGAAAGGCAAGCTCCCGCAGCGCAAGATCACCACCACCGCGGCGGCTGGCTATTCCTCCTACGGCAACCAGATCGGCCTTGCGACCGGGCATGTGGCTGAAGTCTATCATCCCGGCTACGCGGCCAAACGGATGGAGATCGGCGCGGTGGTTGGCGCGGCGCCGGCCAAAAACATCATCCGCGAATGCCCCGACCCGGGCGACATCGTCATCCTGCTCGGCGGCCGGACAGGCCGCGACGGCTGTGGCGGCGCGACCGGCTCCTCCAAGAGCCACACCCTGCAGTCGCTCGAGAGCTGCGGCGCCGAGGTCCAGAAAGGCAACCCGCCGATCGAGCGCAAACTCCAGCGCCTTTTCCGTGACGGCGAGGTCACCCGCCTGATCCGCCGCTGCAACGACTTCGGCGCGGGCGGCGTTTCGGTCGCGATCGGCGAACTGGCTGACGGGCTCGAGATCAATCTCGACGCGGTCCCGAAAAAATATGACGGCCTCGACGGCACCGAGCTGGCGATCTCCGAGTCACAGGAACGCATGGCGGTGGTCGTCGCGCCCCAAAACGTCGAAAAATTCATTGCCGCCGCCCACCGGGAAAACCTGGAGGCCACCGTCGTGGCAAAGGTCACGGCGGCTCCGCGCCTGGTGATGCGCTGGAACGGCAACACCATCGTCAACCTCTCCCGCGCCTTCCTGAATTCAAATGGCGCGGCCAAGTACACCGATATCGAAATCACCTCCCCGCGCGAGTTCGAACGTTTCCGTTCGGAACGCCCAATCAAGGAAAAATGGGCAAAAGCCATGCAAAACCTCAACGTCTGTTCCCAGAAGGGGTTGGTCGAACGCTTTGATTCGACGATCGGCGCGGGCAGCGTGCTGATGCCGTTCGGCGGTGAAACGCAGCTTTCCCCGGCGCAGGCGATGGCCGCCAAAATCCCGGTGCTCGGCGGCGAGACAACCACCGCCTCGGTCATGGGCTGGGGCTTCAACCCCGACCTTTCGGCGGCAAGCCCGTACCACGGCGCGGCCTGCGCGGTGGTCGAATCGGTCGCAAAGGTCGTGGCCGCGGGCGGCAGCTATAAACATTGCTGGCTCACCTTCCAGGAGTATTTCGAGCGCACCAAAAATGATCCAAAACGCTGGGGCAAGCCGATGGCCGCGCTGCTCGGCGCGCTGGAAGCCCAGCTCGGCCTTGGGATCGGCTCGATCGGCGGCAAGGACTCGATGTCCGGCAGCTTCGAGCAGCTCGACGTGCCGCCAACCCTCGTTTCATTCGCGGTTTCAACCGCCTATACCGGAAATATCGTCTCAACTGAATTTAAACAAATCGGACATAACGTCTATATCATTACTCCTTGTTATGACGAAAACCGGATGCCCAACTTCGACAGCGTGAAACAGGTCTTTGATACGGTCGAATCGCTCATCGCCGGCGGCAAGGTTGCCGCCGCCTGGACGCTCGGTTACGGCGGCGTCTGCGAGGGCGTCACCAAGATGTGCTTCGGCAACCGGCTCGGCTTCGACTTTTCCGCCACCTTCGACGACGCGGCGCTCTTCGAGCCGCTCTATGGCGGTTTTATCCTCGAAGCCAACGAACCGCTCGAAGGCCTGCCCTGCATCGGCACTGTCTCGGGCGCGTATGCCATCCGCTACGGCTTTGATCTCATCCAGCTCGATGACATCCAGGAGATTTGGGAAGAAAAATTACAAAAAGTATTCCCCTATCTGCTGCCCGCCGAGCAGCAGGAGGTCCCCGCCTACCGCTGCGAGGCAAAGGAGCGGATCACCGCCAAAACCAGCATCGCCAAGCCACGCGTGCTGATCCCGGTCTTTCCGGGCACCAACTGCGAATACGACACCGCCCGCGCCTTCGAGCACGCCGGCGCCGAGGCCGAAATCTTCATCGTGCGCAATCTCTCGGCCGCCGATATCGCCCAGAGCGTGCAGGCTTTTGCCGAAAGCATCGCCAAAAGCCAGATCATCGCCCTGCCGGGCGGATTCTCGGGCGGCGACGAGCCGGACGGCTCGGCCAAGTTTATCACCGCGTTCCTGCGAAACCCCATGATCCGCGACGCGGTCATGGAGCTTCTGCAAAAGCGCGACGGCCTGATGTGCGGCATCTGCAACGGCTTCCAGGCGCTCATCAAGCTCGGCCTGGTGCCCTATGGCGAGATCCGCGATATGGACGAAAACTGCGCCACCCTCACCTTCAATACGATCGGCCGCCATCAGTCGGGCCTGGTGCGCACCCGCGTCGCCTCCAATAAGTCCCCGTGGCTGTCCGGCATGCAGGTGGGCGATATCCACACCATCCCCATCTCCCACGGCGAAGGCCGGTTTGTCGCGCCGCGCGATCTGATTGCGAAGCTCGCTGAAAACGGCCAGATCGCAACCCAGTATGTCGATCTCGACGGAAAACCGTCGCTCGATATCCGCTTTAACCCGAACAATTCTTTCGACGCAATCGAGGGCATCACCTCGCCGGACGGACGGGTATTCGGCAAGATGGGCCACAGCGAGCGCACCGCCCCCGACCTCTACCAGAACGTATCCGGAAATAAATTCCAGAACATGTTTGGCGGCGCGGTGGCATATTATAAATAA
- a CDS encoding O-acetylhomoserine aminocarboxypropyltransferase/cysteine synthase family protein has product MLDFADKNYGFDTLMVHAGTEPDPVTHAVNLPLYQATAYTFDSTEHAKELFELKAAGNIYTRLMNPTVDAMERRVAALDGGVGALAMASGHAVMFNTFLNLASEGDEIVSSICIYGGAINMMGITLGRLGVKVKFVDPDDLGAWEAAVTDKTKAFFVEVVGNPNANVADLEAIAAIAHKHGIPFIVDSTFTTPYLIRPIEFGADMVVHSATKFLGGHGTSMCGVITDAGTFQFKGNPRFPLFNEPDVSYHGVVFADTDAPFITRLRVLMLRDLGACCAPFNALMIMQGIETLSLRMRRHSDTALEIAEYLEQNPNVSFVHYPGLASNKYYERAQKYLPKGAGGVFTFGLKGGRETGAKFIDSLRLFTHVANVGDVRSLVIHPATTTHSQLSDEQLAESGITPETIRLSIGLEDPKDLIADLEQAINAAVGK; this is encoded by the coding sequence ATGCTGGATTTCGCGGATAAAAATTATGGATTTGATACCCTGATGGTGCATGCGGGCACCGAGCCGGACCCGGTCACCCATGCGGTGAACCTGCCGCTCTATCAGGCGACCGCCTACACCTTTGACAGCACCGAACATGCCAAGGAGCTGTTCGAGCTGAAAGCGGCCGGGAACATCTACACCCGGCTCATGAACCCGACAGTCGATGCGATGGAGCGCCGTGTGGCGGCGCTTGACGGCGGCGTGGGCGCGCTCGCGATGGCGTCCGGCCATGCGGTCATGTTCAACACCTTTCTGAACCTCGCTTCGGAAGGGGACGAGATCGTTTCCTCGATCTGCATCTACGGCGGCGCGATCAACATGATGGGGATTACGCTGGGCAGGCTCGGCGTGAAGGTCAAATTCGTCGATCCGGACGATCTGGGCGCGTGGGAAGCGGCCGTGACCGACAAGACCAAAGCCTTCTTTGTTGAGGTGGTCGGCAACCCGAACGCCAATGTAGCGGATCTCGAGGCGATTGCCGCCATTGCCCACAAGCACGGGATTCCGTTCATCGTGGACAGCACTTTCACCACCCCGTACCTCATCCGCCCGATCGAATTCGGCGCGGATATGGTGGTGCATTCGGCCACCAAATTCCTGGGCGGCCACGGCACCTCGATGTGCGGCGTCATCACCGACGCGGGCACCTTCCAGTTCAAGGGGAACCCCCGGTTCCCGCTCTTCAACGAACCGGACGTGAGCTACCACGGCGTGGTCTTCGCGGACACCGACGCGCCGTTTATCACCCGCCTGCGCGTATTGATGCTGCGCGACCTGGGCGCCTGCTGCGCACCGTTCAACGCGCTGATGATCATGCAGGGGATCGAGACCCTCTCGCTGCGCATGCGCCGCCATTCGGACACTGCGCTCGAAATCGCGGAGTATCTGGAACAGAACCCGAACGTTTCGTTTGTGCATTATCCGGGGCTTGCCTCGAATAAGTATTATGAGCGGGCGCAGAAATACCTGCCGAAAGGCGCGGGCGGCGTCTTTACCTTTGGGCTCAAGGGCGGCCGCGAGACCGGCGCGAAATTCATCGACTCGCTGCGGCTTTTCACCCATGTAGCCAACGTGGGCGACGTGCGTTCGCTGGTGATTCACCCGGCGACCACCACCCACAGCCAGCTTTCGGACGAACAGCTCGCGGAAAGCGGGATCACGCCGGAGACGATCCGCCTTTCGATCGGCCTGGAGGACCCCAAGGACCTGATTGCCGATCTCGAACAGGCGATCAACGCGGCTGTGGGAAAATGA
- a CDS encoding DUF4349 domain-containing protein produces the protein MMKRYASIALVLLTVLTLLLSACGGSGYDSTATASAAPAAMSMASTAPQALAADNGFYSGDVYDEEMAVAESADADYAEDDAARGGDVLVDRKIIKNSYLTLETKEFDSAITQITALVKEKGGYIESQSADGISMTYRGDYYERYGNITARIPAEKLDETVNTLGTLCNVVSRSENMDDITDTYFDAQARLNSLKVQETTLLDILAKAEKLEDVITLQQALAEVRYQIESLTAQLGRMDKQVAYSYLYIELREVVEYKNVTTAPKTFGEEVSAAFQRSVSNLLRSCKGLILFVIEAGPVLLFWAVIILVIVLAIVKLTRTMQKRREAKRAKKLAAKEPPAPTPPTQG, from the coding sequence ATGATGAAAAGATATGCTTCTATCGCATTGGTACTGCTCACCGTGCTGACGCTCCTGCTTTCAGCCTGCGGCGGTTCAGGCTATGATTCTACTGCGACGGCATCCGCAGCGCCCGCCGCCATGAGCATGGCTTCCACCGCTCCGCAGGCGTTGGCGGCAGACAACGGGTTCTATTCCGGGGATGTTTACGACGAAGAAATGGCGGTGGCTGAGTCCGCCGACGCGGACTACGCCGAGGACGACGCGGCGCGCGGCGGAGATGTGCTTGTCGACCGCAAAATCATCAAAAACAGCTATCTCACCCTGGAAACCAAGGAATTTGACAGCGCAATCACACAAATTACCGCACTCGTCAAGGAAAAGGGCGGCTACATCGAGAGTCAAAGCGCCGATGGCATCAGTATGACCTACCGCGGCGACTACTATGAACGCTACGGCAACATCACCGCGCGCATCCCGGCGGAAAAGCTTGACGAAACAGTGAACACCCTTGGGACCCTCTGCAACGTCGTCTCGCGCAGCGAAAACATGGACGACATCACCGACACCTACTTCGACGCACAGGCGCGCCTCAATTCGCTTAAAGTCCAGGAGACGACCCTGCTCGACATCCTTGCCAAAGCGGAAAAACTCGAGGACGTCATCACCCTGCAACAGGCGCTCGCCGAAGTGCGCTACCAGATCGAGTCGCTCACCGCGCAGCTGGGACGGATGGATAAGCAGGTCGCCTATTCCTACCTCTACATAGAACTGCGGGAAGTCGTCGAATATAAAAATGTGACCACCGCGCCCAAGACTTTCGGCGAGGAGGTCTCCGCCGCGTTCCAGCGTTCGGTCAGCAATCTGCTCCGTTCCTGCAAAGGGCTGATTCTCTTTGTGATCGAGGCGGGCCCGGTCCTGCTCTTCTGGGCGGTGATCATCCTTGTGATTGTGCTCGCAATTGTGAAGCTGACCCGCACCATGCAGAAACGCCGCGAAGCCAAACGTGCGAAAAAACTTGCCGCGAAAGAGCCCCCAGCACCCACTCCGCCCACGCAAGGCTAA
- the rplJ gene encoding 50S ribosomal protein L10 codes for MPSEKILEQKKQTVAELTAKLKNAAAGVVVDYKGINVADDTKLRKELREAGVEYAVVKNSMLRFAAKEVGYEALDSVLEGTTALATSEGDQVAAAKILTKYAEDSKGKFVVKAGFVDGGVIDAAKVAELGKLPSREALLSMLCSALQGNIRGLAVALNAIAEKSGEAAPAEEAAPAAEAPAEAAPAAE; via the coding sequence TTGCCAAGCGAGAAAATTCTCGAACAGAAAAAGCAGACAGTTGCAGAACTGACTGCGAAACTCAAAAACGCTGCTGCGGGCGTCGTGGTCGACTACAAGGGCATCAATGTGGCCGATGACACCAAGCTGCGTAAAGAGCTCAGGGAAGCCGGCGTGGAATACGCGGTCGTCAAGAACTCGATGCTCCGCTTCGCTGCGAAAGAGGTCGGTTATGAGGCGCTCGATTCCGTGCTGGAAGGCACCACCGCGCTTGCGACCAGTGAAGGCGATCAGGTTGCCGCTGCGAAGATCCTCACCAAATACGCGGAGGACAGCAAGGGCAAATTCGTCGTCAAAGCGGGCTTTGTTGACGGCGGCGTGATCGACGCCGCGAAGGTCGCGGAACTGGGCAAACTGCCGAGCCGCGAAGCTCTGCTCTCGATGCTGTGCAGCGCGCTGCAGGGCAACATCAGAGGTCTGGCCGTCGCGCTCAATGCGATCGCCGAGAAATCTGGAGAGGCCGCTCCCGCCGAGGAAGCCGCTCCTGCTGCCGAAGCTCCGGCCGAGGCTGCTCCCGCCGCCGAATAA
- the rplL gene encoding 50S ribosomal protein L7/L12 has translation MASEKILKFVEDIKTLTVLELNELVKAIEEEFGVSAAAPVMVAGGAAAAAPAAEEKSEFDVILTAAGASKMGVIKLVKEITGLGLKEAKDLVDNAPKPVKEAVSKADAEEIKKKLEDAGASVELK, from the coding sequence ATGGCTTCTGAGAAAATTTTGAAGTTTGTAGAAGATATCAAAACCCTCACAGTCCTCGAGCTCAACGAGCTGGTCAAGGCGATTGAGGAAGAATTCGGCGTTTCCGCCGCCGCTCCGGTTATGGTCGCGGGTGGCGCTGCCGCCGCTGCTCCTGCCGCTGAGGAGAAGAGCGAATTCGACGTCATCCTGACTGCTGCCGGCGCTTCCAAAATGGGCGTCATCAAGCTGGTCAAGGAGATCACTGGTCTCGGCCTCAAAGAGGCGAAGGATCTGGTCGACAACGCGCCGAAGCCGGTCAAAGAGGCTGTTTCCAAGGCCGACGCCGAAGAGATCAAGAAGAAACTCGAAGATGCGGGTGCTTCTGTCGAACTCAAGTAA